The Leishmania braziliensis MHOM/BR/75/M2904 complete genome, chromosome 28 region TAGGAGGACGCGTCAAGGTAGTCAAAACACTTCATGCGCGAAGCGAGAGGtaggaggaaggagagggagaggcgagcaCACGGCCGACAAGACCCCCGCCCAAGGTCAATACAACCAGCGTGTATCCCGAGGATGGCGCGGCCCTGCGGCCtcagcgtctctctctccacttcttgcgccttctccctcgtcTACCCGCGCCGTCGGGCtccggcagcgcgcgcggcTGTTACTCGGCGTCCGAGATGGACCACACGCGGATCAGGTTGTCCTTGTGGCCGGAGTACAGCGTGTTGCCGTCGGCGGACCAGGCAATGGAGATGCACTCGGACGGCTTCGTGCCGTCTGGCGTCAGCTCCGCAATCACGGCCTTGCTCTCCAGGTCGTACACGGACAGAGACTTCTCCGCTGCGACGCACATCCAGAAGCGGTTCGGCGAGAAGGCGATCTGGTTGATCGCCGACTCCACGTTGATCCTGAACAGCTGCTCGCCGGTGCTCAGGtcccacagcagcgccgcaccgtcCTTGCCGCCAGATGCGCACAGCGACCCGTCTGGCGACACCGTCACCGTGGACACGTAGTTGCTGTGGCCCTTGAGCGTGCGCTCGCACTTGCCCTCGTTCACGTTCCACACCTTGATGGTGTTGTCCCAGCTGCCGGACACCACGATCGGGTGCTCCAGCGACGGCGAGAAGCAGATGCTGCTCACCCAGTCCTCGTGGCCGTCGCGCAGGAACTCGTGCATGCACTCGCCCGCCACATTCCACACGCGGATCACGTTGTCGCGGCCCGCGGACACGATCAGGCGGTCATCCGGCgagaaggcgacggcgagcaCGTCCTTGGTGTGCTTCAGGAACTTGCGCTGGCTCTGGCCGTTGCGCAGGTCCCACATGCGGATGGAGCGGTCCCAGGACGCGGTCAGCGCGTAGTCGGTGGCGTGGGCCAGCGACACGCACGACACGAAGCCGGTGTGGCCCTCTAGGCGGTGGTTTGGCAGACCGTAGTCGCTGTCCACGCTGTGGCGGTCGGGGTTGGACTTCCACGAGATGGCCGTGCCGTCGCGCGACGTCGACACCACCTTGATGTACGACCCCGCCTGCTGCGGGCAGGCCAGGGAGGTGACCCATCCACGGTGGCCCTTCAGGTGACCCTCGTAGTTCATGGCGAAGCGGAGTGAGGTGAGAAGAAGCTTATCTACAACAGGTccaggaggagggagggcgcagcaggatgaagagagagaggggggaggggtagtGAGAGCACCAATGCACGGGGATGTGCGTGGGCGCGTGCGGTTTGCGCGGGTgggcgagaaggggaggagacaGAAGACGGGAGGAGCGAGTGGAGAAAAGACCATCGAGGgcaacagagagggagagagagagagtgcgggcgtgcgcgtgtggcgctGTCTCCCCACCTCACTCGCTTCCTTTCCCTGTCTTGTCCTCTCTGCGCATGTTCCTCTCTtccgcacacacgccgcgATTTCGCCTAGGAGCGCTGTGGGCAAGCAGAGCGCAGCGACGACAGATTCGTCTGGCTTGGAATTCATTTGCGTCaacgcacacccacagaggtgggtgcgtgtacagtgaaagagagaagcttTGCTGTCGTTACTGTCGTCCAGTCAGGGGGCTGAAGAGGGGTGTGCAGTGCGTTGTTAAGTTTGTTCGC contains the following coding sequences:
- a CDS encoding activated protein kinase c receptor (LACK), which produces MNYEGHLKGHRGWVTSLACPQQAGSYIKVVSTSRDGTAISWKSNPDRHSVDSDYGLPNHRLEGHTGFVSCVSLAHATDYALTASWDRSIRMWDLRNGQSQRKFLKHTKDVLAVAFSPDDRLIVSAGRDNVIRVWNVAGECMHEFLRDGHEDWVSSICFSPSLEHPIVVSGSWDNTIKVWNVNEGKCERTLKGHSNYVSTVTVSPDGSLCASGGKDGAALLWDLSTGEQLFRINVESAINQIAFSPNRFWMCVAAEKSLSVYDLESKAVIAELTPDGTKPSECISIAWSADGNTLYSGHKDNLIRVWSISDAE